One genomic region from Reichenbachiella ulvae encodes:
- a CDS encoding alpha-L-rhamnosidase-related protein, which yields MKNKIKSGIGKFVAWKGILLSLFIHSFSLNAQDSITKEAQWIWQDEAGPANTWVAFRKTITLDEVPTKALTKLSVDTKYWLWINGEMVLFEGGLCRGHAPNTIYYDPVDFAPYLKKGENTIAILVWYWGRTRKPHEDSGKGGLLVSAGWNQDLNTDASWKMKVHPAYDPNSGGGGPSANRVNAYNVKFDARLAMGDWTNAAWYTTTYDDSDWEVPTEKGVMNSEPWGTFVERAIPQWNDRGLTDYVALTSNEETIALPFKNESDSTIIISAKLPFNQQITPYLKVNSAAGKAIVADTDNNFNMLTSTYVTKDGEQEFEGFTWFNGHFVEYAIPAGVEVIALKYRWTGVGEMPGTFQCSDDYFTRLWWMARNTLYVCMRNNYMDCPDRERGLWIGDVADQTGAVFYSTDEAGRLLLKKGIDNTIAYRKGDTIQGLAPGFGAYRGKSSELTGQSLQYIDQGIWQYYYNTGDEGTLAYAYPAVFNYLKLWSMGSDGLPEHRKGYANWVDWGIDTDPTPTNVVLYYMALKAAKNMAEALGEDQDLPWYNERIQSIAGNFEQKYWQGNRYGSKNALVEERVSALAVLSGLAKKEHYDLLVDSLLLPVQKSSPHMEWIAEAAIMETGQCDKGLLRMQQRYQEQVDMEWLTTLYEKYQPKLRGTYNHAWNAPNYVLSRYIAGIRPTGVAWSRYEVKPNLAHLSQVKQIVPSVKGDIILEVNKSQDSYQIDLTSPERTKGTIYIPNPDETIHQVVVNQKVIWKKGNFKGGLNGLKMIKSEESFLCFEIEPGVWSFEAKKQ from the coding sequence ATGAAGAACAAGATTAAATCTGGTATCGGAAAATTCGTAGCATGGAAAGGAATCCTCCTTTCCTTATTCATCCATTCATTTTCATTGAACGCACAGGATTCGATTACAAAAGAAGCGCAGTGGATATGGCAGGATGAAGCGGGCCCTGCAAATACTTGGGTGGCGTTTCGTAAAACCATCACCCTAGATGAAGTGCCTACCAAGGCTTTGACCAAGCTATCGGTAGATACCAAATACTGGCTGTGGATCAATGGCGAGATGGTGCTGTTTGAAGGTGGTTTGTGCCGGGGGCATGCACCGAATACGATTTACTATGATCCTGTGGACTTTGCTCCTTATTTGAAGAAAGGAGAAAACACCATAGCCATCTTAGTTTGGTACTGGGGACGCACACGCAAGCCACATGAAGACAGTGGTAAAGGAGGGCTTTTAGTGTCAGCAGGCTGGAACCAGGATTTAAATACAGATGCTTCATGGAAAATGAAAGTGCATCCTGCATACGATCCCAACAGTGGAGGAGGTGGTCCTTCGGCCAATCGTGTCAATGCTTATAATGTCAAGTTTGATGCTCGCTTGGCGATGGGCGATTGGACAAATGCAGCTTGGTACACCACTACCTATGATGATAGTGACTGGGAAGTGCCAACCGAAAAGGGAGTAATGAATAGCGAACCCTGGGGCACGTTTGTTGAGCGTGCCATACCGCAATGGAACGACCGTGGTTTGACCGATTACGTAGCGCTGACATCTAATGAAGAAACCATTGCCTTACCTTTTAAAAATGAATCGGATTCCACGATAATTATTTCCGCGAAACTTCCTTTTAACCAGCAAATAACGCCCTACCTAAAGGTGAATAGTGCAGCGGGAAAAGCCATTGTAGCGGATACGGATAATAATTTTAACATGCTCACATCTACCTATGTCACCAAAGATGGCGAGCAGGAGTTTGAGGGGTTTACTTGGTTCAATGGTCATTTTGTTGAGTACGCTATTCCTGCTGGGGTAGAGGTTATAGCACTTAAATATCGCTGGACAGGTGTGGGAGAGATGCCTGGTACCTTCCAGTGTAGCGACGACTATTTTACACGGCTGTGGTGGATGGCGCGCAACACCTTATATGTGTGTATGCGCAATAACTACATGGATTGTCCTGACCGTGAGCGTGGACTTTGGATTGGCGATGTGGCGGATCAAACGGGAGCGGTGTTTTACTCGACAGATGAAGCAGGGCGTTTGCTTTTGAAAAAAGGCATTGACAATACCATTGCCTATCGCAAGGGTGATACCATTCAAGGATTGGCTCCTGGCTTTGGCGCCTACCGAGGTAAAAGCAGCGAGTTGACCGGGCAAAGTTTACAATACATTGATCAGGGCATCTGGCAATATTATTACAACACCGGCGATGAAGGCACATTGGCGTATGCCTATCCGGCTGTATTCAACTACCTGAAGCTGTGGTCAATGGGTTCTGATGGTTTGCCCGAACATCGTAAAGGATATGCCAACTGGGTTGACTGGGGCATTGACACGGATCCCACACCCACAAATGTGGTCTTGTACTACATGGCTCTAAAGGCGGCCAAAAATATGGCGGAAGCTTTAGGTGAAGACCAGGACTTGCCATGGTACAACGAACGCATACAAAGTATTGCAGGAAACTTTGAGCAAAAATATTGGCAAGGAAACCGATATGGGTCAAAAAATGCACTCGTAGAAGAGCGCGTGTCTGCCCTTGCTGTCTTAAGTGGGCTGGCCAAAAAAGAGCACTATGATTTGTTGGTTGATAGTCTGCTATTGCCAGTGCAAAAATCGAGTCCACATATGGAGTGGATTGCGGAAGCGGCCATTATGGAAACTGGACAATGCGACAAGGGCCTCTTGCGTATGCAGCAGCGCTATCAGGAGCAAGTAGATATGGAGTGGCTCACAACACTTTATGAGAAGTACCAGCCCAAACTACGCGGCACCTATAATCACGCCTGGAATGCCCCCAACTATGTGCTTTCCCGCTACATCGCAGGGATCAGGCCTACCGGTGTGGCATGGTCACGCTATGAGGTAAAACCCAATCTGGCTCACTTGTCACAAGTCAAGCAAATCGTACCTTCCGTAAAGGGAGACATTATCCTGGAGGTGAACAAAAGTCAAGACAGCTATCAAATAGACCTGACCTCTCCTGAGCGGACAAAGGGAACCATCTATATCCCGAACCCCGATGAGACTATCCATCAAGTGGTAGTCAACCAGAAAGTGATTTGGAAAAAGGGGAATTTCAAAGGAGGCTTGAACGGACTGAAAATGATCAAATCAGAAGAGTCATTTCTGTGCTTTGAAATAGAACCGGGAGTGTGGAGTTTCGAAGCAAAAAAGCAATGA
- a CDS encoding alpha-L-rhamnosidase-related protein, with the protein MKSNIGKFLVLKGVVLCLLIHSFSSYAQESNSEEAQWIWQEESGPANTWVAFRKTINVSEVPSEAMTRISTDTKYWLWINGELALFEGGLTRGAGPNTIYYDEVDFAPYLKSGENTIAILVWYVGRTCKPHVSSGQGGLYVAADWMPDLISNTSWKMKVHPAYDPNSGGGGNGPNTLPSYNVKFDARDALGDWSDHAWYTSEYDDSNWGTPIEKGEVNSLPWGDFVKRPIPQWNDRGLAKYESLTVNDTSIQLPYTNSTGSIVTIKAKLPFNQQITPCLAVNSGEGKTITIDVDNPFNKIKATYITKNGTQQFESYVWTNGHHVIYTIPSGVEVTELKYRWTGIGDMSGNFECSDPFYTRLYWMGRNTLYVCARDGYMDCPDRERGLWIGDVADQTGAIFYTLDEGGRSLLKKAIDNTINYRFGDTLAGLAPGFRGEGAVNNELTAQSLQFIGQGIWGYYFNTGDKATLANAYPAVFNYLNLWSMQSNGMPEHRKGFANWVDWGIDSDAYSLNVTTYYMALKAAKKMAIELGHSADTAWYNDRISSIKENFDQVYWQGTHYGSTGKPIDERASAVATIEGLANEKYFDTMVEEVLFPIQKCSPHLEWMVEEALFLAGDGEKALERMKQRYGWQMENNPEITTLYERFPNDPKGNLGTYNHAWNAPNYVLSRYIAGIKPTEVAWSRFEVKPNLLHLSQVKQIVPSVKGNIILEVNKDQSSYRLDLTSPDQTKATIYIPYPDKSTSQVVVNGKIVWKKGGIKSGLAGLKMIKSDESNLCFEVEPGEWCFETSNF; encoded by the coding sequence TTGAAATCTAACATAGGAAAATTTTTGGTGCTAAAAGGGGTTGTCCTTTGCCTCCTGATCCATTCCTTCTCGTCATATGCTCAGGAATCGAATTCTGAAGAAGCGCAGTGGATTTGGCAGGAAGAATCAGGTCCTGCAAATACCTGGGTGGCATTTCGTAAAACCATCAATGTAAGCGAAGTGCCCTCTGAGGCAATGACTAGGATTTCAACTGACACGAAATACTGGCTCTGGATCAATGGAGAATTGGCATTGTTTGAAGGTGGGCTGACCAGAGGAGCTGGTCCCAATACCATTTATTATGATGAGGTGGATTTTGCGCCTTATTTAAAAAGTGGAGAAAATACCATTGCAATTTTGGTGTGGTATGTAGGTCGTACCTGTAAACCACACGTGAGCAGTGGACAGGGAGGTCTTTATGTTGCAGCCGATTGGATGCCGGATTTGATTTCCAATACATCTTGGAAAATGAAAGTTCATCCAGCCTACGATCCGAATAGTGGGGGTGGGGGAAATGGCCCAAACACCTTACCCTCTTACAATGTGAAATTCGATGCACGAGATGCATTGGGTGATTGGTCGGATCATGCATGGTACACCTCCGAATATGACGATAGCAACTGGGGAACACCAATAGAAAAGGGTGAGGTCAATAGTTTACCGTGGGGTGATTTTGTAAAACGTCCAATTCCGCAATGGAATGATCGAGGGTTGGCCAAATATGAATCACTTACGGTGAATGATACGTCCATCCAGTTGCCCTACACCAATAGCACCGGATCAATTGTTACCATAAAGGCCAAGTTGCCATTTAATCAACAAATCACACCATGCCTAGCTGTTAATTCCGGTGAAGGAAAGACCATTACCATCGACGTTGATAATCCCTTTAATAAGATAAAAGCTACCTATATCACCAAAAATGGGACTCAGCAATTTGAGTCCTACGTCTGGACCAACGGTCACCATGTGATATACACAATACCGTCTGGTGTTGAGGTCACCGAATTAAAATACAGATGGACAGGAATCGGCGATATGTCAGGTAATTTCGAGTGTAGTGATCCTTTTTATACACGTCTATATTGGATGGGCCGCAACACCTTATATGTGTGTGCTCGTGATGGTTACATGGACTGTCCGGACAGGGAACGAGGTTTATGGATCGGGGATGTGGCGGATCAGACAGGGGCCATATTTTATACTCTCGACGAGGGGGGACGTTCACTGTTGAAAAAGGCTATTGACAATACCATTAACTACCGATTTGGTGATACCCTTGCGGGCCTAGCTCCCGGATTCAGAGGTGAAGGTGCTGTTAATAATGAACTGACTGCCCAGAGTTTACAATTTATTGGTCAGGGTATATGGGGGTATTACTTTAATACCGGTGATAAAGCCACCTTGGCGAATGCCTATCCTGCAGTTTTTAATTATCTAAACCTATGGTCGATGCAATCCAATGGGATGCCCGAACATCGAAAAGGTTTTGCCAATTGGGTTGATTGGGGAATTGATTCAGATGCGTACAGTCTAAATGTAACCACGTATTATATGGCATTGAAAGCAGCCAAAAAGATGGCTATTGAGTTGGGGCATTCCGCTGATACAGCTTGGTACAATGACCGTATTTCAAGCATAAAAGAGAACTTTGATCAGGTGTATTGGCAAGGAACGCACTACGGAAGCACCGGTAAACCGATTGACGAACGTGCAAGTGCAGTAGCCACAATTGAAGGCCTTGCCAATGAGAAATATTTTGACACCATGGTTGAAGAGGTGTTGTTCCCGATTCAAAAATGTAGCCCTCATTTAGAATGGATGGTTGAAGAGGCTCTTTTTTTGGCAGGAGACGGTGAAAAGGCCTTAGAACGAATGAAGCAACGCTACGGATGGCAGATGGAAAACAATCCGGAGATTACCACATTGTATGAGCGGTTTCCCAACGATCCAAAAGGAAATCTTGGAACCTACAACCACGCGTGGAATGCGCCCAATTATGTGCTATCAAGGTATATCGCAGGGATCAAGCCCACCGAGGTGGCATGGTCGAGGTTCGAGGTAAAACCAAACCTGCTTCACTTATCCCAAGTCAAGCAAATCGTGCCATCTGTAAAGGGGAATATCATTCTGGAGGTGAACAAAGATCAAAGCAGCTATCGCCTGGATCTGACTTCTCCGGATCAGACCAAAGCCACTATTTATATCCCATATCCTGATAAAAGTACATCTCAGGTTGTTGTCAACGGGAAGATTGTTTGGAAAAAGGGGGGAATCAAAAGTGGACTTGCTGGATTAAAAATGATCAAATCAGATGAGTCAAATCTGTGCTTTGAGGTAGAGCCGGGAGAATGGTGTTTTGAAACGAGTAATTTCTAA
- a CDS encoding glycosyl hydrolase: MIYNNKLLLLFFVILFLGCQQEQGRNSKLAADFAQPPMEYRPETWFHFMGNNISREGITLDLEAIKEAGLQGIHLFNKSGQPYPKVEQIKILSPEWEDMIRHTADECERLGLKFTMQNCPGWSMTGGPWVPAEEAQREVVETVYHFQGGTSISQKLAMDENYAKPEYDYQDITVLAFPTTKGDNETPARPSKLSSNNSLVPWQRIINPEKQVEMIKRNLPEDWKPYSEIGIEPVKGEKTWVKVQFDQATTVRSLVFPPIRFMLPSTEYPVIDVIVKVQAKVENELVDIAELKIPNGNWNDRQYDVTLAIPETTSNEFKLTFLGSHVLNPGYIYLSPQPRLHNHEPKAFRALRSLQRDVKSTLGKESYVDRSSTIDISDKMDEAGILTWDSPAGKWTVVRFGHVNMRRTNKPAVPEATGWEASKMDKIAIENHLKKGMIGNLMREGGPIAGGKLDGLLIDSWESYTPTWSMHSEDMFREFKARRGYELKPFLPATMGYIVDSPEITTKFLRDLRHTMDELYVENFFTHFATVAHEMGAEVYTEGAGGEVLPIDPMRYYGVADIPMTEFWYPSAPSAQNEYAKPIFNAASATHLYNKPKLAAEACTQVGVQWNEHPFSVKDLIDYNFAKGVNHLVFHTFSHTPQLDVYPGSSFGGNIGFPLVRQQTWWSYMSDWTDYLTRNQYLLQQGEYVADVLWYYGDHFERPPFDLDYFPEGYRFDYLNAEILQNNLSVEEGKIKAKDAGSYRVIMLRDSRQLMLSTIQKLKELVVAGAVILGDKPVDSPSLMDDENDLEELKNISDQLWGEGDSGVKSVGKGRVYWGKSIEEVLKSEDIQKDVNTPAELDIHWIHRETAEEDIYFVSSRKDEPLKLSVGFRIQNAAPEIWDAFTGDRNEALVWDQKDYYTNVAITLAPKGSAIVVFPKNTQGVTNEKIERNGETILSAKEGWYRMETAKSIPEVALKDGAMVASKSGTYTFYKQTGREEIQFETKEKTIEGTWKLMFEEGWDTPNSTTVQSLASLTDFENETIRHYSGTTTYTNTFSLDQTEGTFTLDLGEIHNIAAITCNGQMVGTRWASPFSFDVSDYVKIGQNEIEVKITNTWRNQLLYDRQRADGEKKTWTTGFRPSPDAELDKSGLIGPVRINRSIRK; encoded by the coding sequence GGGAATTACCCTTGATCTTGAGGCGATCAAAGAAGCCGGCCTACAAGGTATCCATTTGTTCAATAAGTCAGGCCAGCCTTATCCTAAAGTGGAGCAAATTAAAATCCTTTCGCCCGAATGGGAAGACATGATTCGCCATACGGCGGATGAGTGTGAGCGACTGGGCTTAAAATTCACCATGCAAAATTGCCCGGGTTGGTCGATGACCGGAGGACCATGGGTGCCTGCCGAAGAGGCGCAGCGAGAAGTTGTGGAGACAGTTTATCACTTTCAAGGAGGTACCTCTATTTCACAGAAACTAGCGATGGACGAGAACTATGCTAAACCAGAATATGACTATCAGGACATTACCGTTTTAGCTTTTCCAACAACTAAAGGAGATAATGAAACACCAGCACGCCCATCCAAACTTTCTTCTAATAATTCATTGGTTCCTTGGCAGCGGATAATCAACCCTGAAAAGCAGGTAGAGATGATCAAACGAAATCTGCCGGAAGATTGGAAACCATATTCTGAAATAGGAATCGAACCCGTGAAAGGTGAGAAAACATGGGTTAAAGTCCAGTTTGACCAAGCAACAACTGTTCGTTCGCTCGTATTTCCTCCAATCCGATTTATGTTGCCATCGACAGAGTATCCAGTGATCGATGTGATAGTGAAAGTGCAAGCTAAGGTTGAAAATGAGCTAGTGGATATTGCAGAACTAAAAATCCCAAATGGTAACTGGAACGATCGTCAGTACGACGTGACACTGGCTATTCCCGAAACTACATCCAATGAGTTTAAGCTCACTTTTCTGGGAAGTCATGTGCTAAACCCAGGTTACATCTACCTCAGCCCCCAACCGAGATTACACAACCACGAACCGAAGGCTTTCAGAGCGCTCCGAAGCCTTCAGCGAGATGTCAAAAGCACATTGGGCAAGGAAAGCTACGTAGATCGATCATCTACCATCGATATCTCGGATAAAATGGATGAAGCAGGAATCCTCACTTGGGATTCTCCGGCAGGAAAATGGACGGTCGTTCGTTTCGGTCATGTGAATATGCGCCGCACCAACAAACCTGCTGTCCCTGAGGCCACGGGATGGGAGGCGAGCAAGATGGATAAAATTGCTATCGAAAACCATTTGAAAAAAGGAATGATTGGTAATCTGATGCGAGAAGGTGGGCCGATCGCTGGTGGCAAGTTGGACGGTTTGCTGATAGACAGTTGGGAAAGTTATACGCCTACTTGGAGCATGCACTCGGAAGATATGTTCCGTGAGTTTAAAGCGAGAAGAGGATATGAACTGAAGCCGTTTTTACCAGCGACGATGGGGTATATCGTGGACAGCCCCGAAATCACCACTAAGTTTCTCAGAGATTTAAGGCACACCATGGACGAACTCTATGTCGAAAACTTCTTCACGCACTTTGCAACCGTAGCACACGAGATGGGTGCGGAGGTCTACACCGAAGGAGCAGGTGGTGAGGTACTTCCGATTGACCCGATGCGGTACTATGGGGTGGCTGATATCCCAATGACCGAGTTTTGGTATCCAAGTGCTCCATCAGCGCAGAACGAATATGCCAAGCCCATTTTCAACGCTGCCTCAGCCACACATTTATACAACAAACCTAAACTGGCGGCAGAAGCTTGTACGCAAGTAGGTGTCCAATGGAATGAGCACCCGTTCAGTGTCAAAGATTTGATCGACTACAATTTTGCAAAAGGAGTGAACCACCTTGTTTTTCATACCTTCTCACATACTCCACAGTTGGACGTTTATCCTGGGTCTAGCTTCGGTGGCAACATTGGATTTCCTCTGGTGAGGCAACAGACGTGGTGGTCTTATATGTCTGATTGGACGGATTATCTGACCAGAAATCAATATTTGCTACAGCAAGGAGAGTATGTGGCCGATGTGTTGTGGTACTATGGGGACCATTTTGAGCGCCCTCCTTTTGATTTGGATTATTTCCCAGAAGGGTATCGTTTTGACTATCTCAACGCAGAAATCTTACAGAACAATCTAAGTGTGGAAGAGGGAAAAATCAAAGCGAAGGATGCTGGTAGCTACCGGGTGATCATGCTGCGAGATTCCAGGCAGTTGATGCTTTCTACGATCCAAAAGCTCAAAGAATTGGTAGTGGCGGGAGCAGTGATTCTAGGCGATAAACCTGTGGACTCACCAAGTCTCATGGATGATGAAAACGATTTGGAAGAATTGAAAAATATCTCAGATCAACTCTGGGGAGAAGGCGATAGTGGCGTAAAGTCAGTTGGAAAAGGTCGAGTGTATTGGGGCAAATCCATTGAAGAGGTGCTAAAGTCGGAGGACATCCAAAAGGATGTAAACACACCAGCCGAGTTAGATATTCACTGGATCCATCGGGAGACAGCCGAAGAGGATATCTATTTTGTCTCTTCCAGAAAGGATGAACCCTTGAAGCTATCTGTTGGATTCAGAATCCAAAATGCTGCACCAGAAATATGGGATGCATTTACAGGTGATAGAAACGAAGCATTGGTTTGGGATCAGAAAGATTATTACACGAACGTGGCGATTACGCTCGCTCCTAAGGGAAGTGCGATTGTGGTATTCCCTAAAAACACGCAAGGGGTGACCAACGAGAAAATAGAGAGGAATGGAGAAACCATACTAAGTGCGAAAGAAGGCTGGTATCGTATGGAGACAGCCAAGTCAATACCTGAGGTAGCCTTAAAGGACGGGGCAATGGTTGCTTCGAAAAGCGGTACGTACACTTTCTACAAGCAAACAGGAAGGGAAGAGATCCAATTTGAAACCAAAGAAAAAACGATAGAGGGAACTTGGAAGTTGATGTTTGAAGAAGGATGGGATACACCTAACTCCACTACCGTTCAAAGCTTGGCATCACTAACCGATTTTGAAAACGAAACAATCAGACACTATTCAGGGACAACCACTTACACGAACACTTTTTCATTGGATCAAACCGAAGGCACATTTACGCTGGATTTAGGCGAAATACACAACATAGCAGCCATTACATGTAATGGACAGATGGTCGGAACCCGATGGGCTTCACCTTTTTCATTCGATGTTAGTGATTATGTGAAAATCGGACAGAATGAAATAGAAGTTAAAATCACGAATACCTGGCGAAATCAATTGCTATACGATCGTCAAAGAGCAGATGGAGAAAAGAAAACCTGGACGACAGGATTCAGACCTTCACCTGATGCGGAATTGGATAAGAGTGGCTTAATAGGTCCAGTGAGGATTAATCGTTCGATACGAAAGTGA